From Xylocopilactobacillus apis, a single genomic window includes:
- a CDS encoding acetate/propionate family kinase has translation MVKVIAINCGSSTLKFKLFEMPEEKVIASGMVDRLGLTDSVFTLKTSNDNSFEIKKDIKDHSEAVKLLLKELIDCKVLKSLDELGGVGHRVVAGGENYEKSTFVDQHVINNIKYLSIYAPLHNYSEARGMEAFRDYNPELPQVAVFDTALYTGMPKENYLYSIPMKYYRLYGARKYGAHGTSHRYLTDRAAKILNKNIEDLNIISLHLGSGASITATNHGKVIDTSMGFTPMAGITMSTRSGDIDPSLVLYLMKQLDINNPDEMADILNKESGLLGISELSPDMRDLEKEQDTNDQAKLAIDIFINRIVKYVGSYVAEMGSVDALIFSAGIGENDIGVRQSIVDHLSFIGAKIDSEKNHVRGEERDLTGEGSKVKVLLIPTDEELMIARDAYNIGYLSKK, from the coding sequence ATGGTTAAGGTTATTGCTATTAATTGTGGAAGCTCAACACTTAAATTTAAACTTTTTGAAATGCCAGAAGAAAAGGTTATTGCTTCTGGCATGGTCGATCGTCTTGGATTAACGGATTCAGTATTCACTCTTAAAACTTCGAATGATAATTCATTTGAAATTAAAAAAGACATCAAAGATCATAGTGAAGCAGTCAAGCTTTTACTTAAAGAATTGATCGACTGTAAAGTATTAAAAAGTTTAGATGAACTTGGCGGAGTTGGGCACCGAGTTGTTGCAGGCGGTGAAAACTATGAGAAATCGACTTTTGTTGATCAACACGTAATTAATAACATTAAATATTTATCTATTTATGCTCCGCTGCATAATTATAGCGAAGCTCGCGGAATGGAAGCATTCAGGGATTATAATCCTGAACTCCCTCAGGTTGCCGTTTTCGATACTGCGCTTTACACTGGAATGCCTAAAGAAAATTATCTATACAGCATTCCAATGAAATATTATCGACTTTATGGCGCAAGAAAATATGGTGCTCACGGAACCAGTCATCGATATTTAACAGACAGAGCTGCTAAAATCCTTAACAAAAATATTGAAGATTTAAATATTATTTCTTTACACCTTGGGAGTGGAGCTTCAATAACTGCTACAAATCATGGTAAAGTTATCGATACTTCAATGGGTTTTACCCCAATGGCCGGAATCACAATGTCAACCAGATCTGGTGATATTGATCCATCATTAGTACTTTACTTAATGAAGCAGCTTGATATTAATAATCCAGACGAAATGGCTGATATTTTAAATAAAGAGTCTGGGCTCTTGGGAATTTCTGAATTATCTCCTGATATGAGAGATCTTGAAAAAGAACAAGATACTAACGATCAAGCCAAATTAGCTATCGACATATTTATAAATAGAATTGTAAAATACGTTGGTTCTTATGTAGCCGAGATGGGATCAGTAGATGCTCTTATCTTTTCAGCAGGCATCGGCGAAAACGATATTGGCGTTAGACAAAGTATTGTTGACCATCTTTCTTTTATTGGTGCAAAAATTGATTCCGAAAAAAATCATGTTCGTGGAGAAGAGAGAGACCTTACAGGGGAAGGATCTAAAGTAAAAGTCTTATTAATCCCAACTGATGAAGAATTAATGATTGCTAGAGATGCTTATAACATTGGTTATTTAAGTAAAAAATAA
- a CDS encoding class I SAM-dependent methyltransferase, protein MDNNILKNFNQIYKEFNFTDINEISNFVTDLNTSETTNPTIKKYNLNKLDLYNKQLLVESIIINVLVKNDPDFNHRLTPPSIGVIFSEIISVLIKKEPANIVDFGVGSGSLIFSILSNLKNGNINAFGVDNNEDFIHLAQNYRSLFNFRNSVDLIFDDVIGYEPLDKVDFVIGDLPVGYYPQKDNISDFKVKVSDDYTYVQNLFVEKSLKILKKNGFAIFAAPQNIFTSKQNGVLLNIIRENAFIQGIISLPLNSFVDKKFAKSIIILQKQGSSAKQINPVLIYEFQNIEDIKSYQKLFSIINAWSKEIKE, encoded by the coding sequence ATGGATAACAATATACTTAAGAATTTTAATCAAATTTATAAAGAATTTAACTTCACCGATATTAATGAAATTAGTAATTTTGTTACGGATTTAAATACCAGTGAAACCACAAATCCAACTATAAAAAAATACAATCTGAACAAGTTGGATTTATATAATAAGCAACTGCTAGTAGAAAGCATTATTATTAATGTCTTGGTAAAAAACGATCCAGATTTTAATCATCGTCTAACGCCTCCTTCGATTGGAGTTATTTTCTCTGAAATAATCAGTGTATTAATTAAAAAAGAACCAGCTAATATAGTTGATTTTGGAGTTGGATCTGGTAGTCTGATTTTTTCGATTTTAAGTAACTTAAAAAACGGAAACATTAATGCATTCGGAGTTGACAATAATGAAGATTTTATTCATCTAGCCCAAAATTATCGTTCGTTATTTAATTTTAGAAATTCAGTTGATTTAATTTTTGATGACGTCATTGGATATGAACCATTAGATAAAGTTGATTTTGTAATCGGGGATCTACCCGTTGGATATTATCCTCAAAAAGATAACATTAGCGATTTCAAGGTTAAAGTTAGTGATGACTATACATACGTTCAGAACCTTTTTGTTGAAAAAAGTTTAAAGATTCTTAAAAAAAATGGATTTGCAATATTTGCAGCTCCTCAAAACATTTTTACTAGCAAGCAAAATGGTGTATTATTAAACATAATAAGAGAAAACGCTTTTATTCAAGGAATTATTAGCTTACCTCTTAATAGTTTTGTTGATAAAAAATTTGCAAAGAGCATTATTATTCTTCAAAAGCAGGGAAGTAGTGCAAAACAAATTAATCCTGTTTTAATTTATGAATTTCAGAATATTGAAGATATTAAAAGCTATCAGAAGTTATTTTCAATTATAAATGCGTGGAGTAAAGAAATTAAAGAATAG
- a CDS encoding methionine ABC transporter permease produces the protein MNLIEKFMPNVLANWNGDYGFISAIGQTIYMTFMSAIIAGILGLFLGILLIVTDKRGIDPHPVFYSILDKVVNVLRSIPFIVMLALLASFTRLIVHTTIGPTAALVPLVASAMPFYARQVQNALVQVDPGVIEAAQAMGESNLSIIFNVYLVEGLPELIRASVLTIISLIGLTAMAGAVGAGGLGSLAVNIGFQRFENDVTIVATIFILIFVFIIQFIGDQIVKHLSH, from the coding sequence ATGAACTTAATTGAAAAATTTATGCCAAATGTTTTAGCTAATTGGAATGGCGATTATGGATTTATCAGTGCAATTGGACAAACAATTTATATGACTTTTATGAGTGCAATAATTGCTGGTATTCTTGGATTATTTTTAGGAATTTTATTGATCGTGACTGATAAAAGAGGAATTGATCCGCATCCAGTTTTTTACAGTATTCTTGATAAAGTTGTAAATGTTTTAAGATCAATTCCTTTTATCGTTATGCTTGCTCTTTTAGCATCATTTACTAGATTAATTGTTCATACTACGATCGGTCCAACTGCCGCCTTAGTTCCATTGGTCGCTTCAGCAATGCCGTTTTATGCACGTCAAGTCCAAAATGCATTAGTTCAAGTTGATCCAGGTGTAATTGAAGCGGCGCAGGCAATGGGTGAGTCAAATCTGAGTATAATTTTTAATGTTTATTTAGTTGAAGGATTGCCAGAATTAATTAGAGCAAGTGTCTTGACAATTATTAGTTTAATTGGATTAACTGCAATGGCTGGGGCTGTTGGTGCCGGAGGACTTGGGAGTTTAGCAGTTAATATTGGATTTCAGAGATTTGAAAATGATGTTACAATTGTAGCAACGATATTTATTTTGATTTTTGTCTTTATCATTCAATTTATCGGTGATCAAATCGTTAAACATCTTTCTCATTAA
- a CDS encoding methionine ABC transporter ATP-binding protein — MLTEPIIQLKNVSVEFNSKKKQVSAVNNVNLTINKGDIFGIVGYSGAGKSTLVRLINLLQKPTSGQVIVNKQNLLELSDKELRISRKKIGMIFQHFNLMNARTIFNNVAFALKGTDLSKKQKNDRVNELLDLVGLSDKANNYPSELSGGQKQRVGIARAIANHPDILISDEATSALDPKTTQSILELLDQINKKLGLTIVLITHQMEAIKQISHHVAVMDQGKIIEEGSVYQIFSEPQKSLTKSFINTTTRLDETLKVLYEQENVKHLSKDQKLLSLSYFGDSTDEPLISSLYEKFQVSANILYGNIEMLQGQPLGNLVVILSGTEQSVQNALNYLNESRVKVTELNPSEGDINELN; from the coding sequence ATCTTGACTGAACCAATTATTCAATTAAAAAACGTTAGTGTCGAATTTAATAGCAAGAAAAAACAAGTTAGTGCAGTTAATAACGTGAATTTGACCATCAACAAGGGAGATATTTTTGGAATAGTAGGATATTCTGGTGCTGGTAAAAGTACACTAGTCAGATTAATTAATCTATTGCAAAAGCCAACAAGTGGTCAAGTTATCGTTAATAAGCAAAATCTTTTAGAACTTAGCGATAAAGAATTGCGTATCAGCCGAAAAAAAATTGGAATGATTTTTCAACATTTTAATCTGATGAATGCCAGAACAATTTTTAATAACGTTGCTTTTGCATTGAAGGGAACTGATCTATCTAAAAAACAAAAAAATGATCGAGTAAATGAGCTATTAGATCTAGTCGGGTTAAGCGATAAAGCTAATAATTATCCAAGTGAACTTTCCGGCGGTCAAAAACAGCGGGTTGGAATAGCCCGCGCAATTGCCAACCATCCTGATATTCTGATTTCAGATGAAGCAACAAGTGCCTTAGATCCTAAAACAACTCAATCAATTCTTGAATTATTGGATCAAATTAATAAAAAACTGGGATTAACAATCGTTTTAATTACTCATCAAATGGAAGCAATTAAACAAATCAGTCATCACGTTGCAGTGATGGATCAAGGCAAAATAATTGAAGAAGGTTCGGTTTACCAAATATTTAGCGAACCACAAAAATCTTTAACCAAATCTTTTATCAATACGACAACCCGTCTAGATGAAACTCTAAAAGTCCTTTATGAGCAAGAAAACGTTAAACATTTATCAAAAGATCAAAAGCTCTTAAGTTTATCCTATTTCGGAGATTCAACAGATGAACCATTAATTTCTTCTTTATATGAGAAATTTCAGGTTTCTGCCAATATTTTATACGGTAATATTGAAATGCTTCAAGGACAGCCTTTGGGAAATCTTGTTGTTATTTTGTCTGGTACTGAACAAAGCGTGCAAAATGCGCTTAATTATTTAAATGAATCTAGAGTTAAGGTAACCGAGTTAAATCCATCTGAGGGAGATATAAATGAACTTAATTGA
- a CDS encoding MetQ/NlpA family ABC transporter substrate-binding protein, which translates to MKKSKKLLLFAVTLFTAFLLVSCGNNKKSSSSTGTEEKTVKVGIIGSDERVWDSIKPQLKKKGINIKLVQFTNYDQPDQALNSGDIDLNSYQHIFYLNNWNKAHHADLVPIGNTIIAPLAVYSKKIKSIKDLKKGDEVSIPNDATNQARALQLLESAKLITLKSNVELPTPNDVIKNPKKLKITPLDASQTPRSMNDVAIAIVNNNVALDAKLDPSTAIYTEKITKKSKPWVNIIAAQKKDKNNKTYKEVVKAYQTEAVAKKIKEVYKGSTIAAWNYKF; encoded by the coding sequence ATGAAAAAAAGTAAAAAATTATTATTATTCGCAGTTACTTTGTTTACTGCATTTTTGTTAGTTTCTTGTGGTAATAACAAGAAGAGTTCTTCGTCTACAGGTACAGAAGAAAAAACTGTTAAAGTTGGGATTATTGGATCAGATGAACGGGTATGGGATTCAATTAAGCCACAGCTAAAGAAAAAGGGAATCAACATTAAATTAGTTCAATTTACAAACTATGATCAGCCTGATCAAGCTCTAAACAGCGGCGACATTGATCTTAACTCTTACCAACACATTTTTTATCTAAATAATTGGAATAAGGCTCACCACGCAGACCTTGTTCCAATCGGAAATACAATTATTGCCCCATTAGCGGTTTACTCTAAAAAAATTAAAAGTATCAAAGATCTGAAAAAGGGAGATGAAGTTTCAATTCCCAATGATGCTACAAATCAAGCAAGAGCTCTTCAGCTTTTAGAATCAGCTAAATTAATTACTTTAAAGAGTAATGTCGAACTTCCAACACCTAATGATGTTATTAAAAATCCAAAGAAGTTAAAAATTACACCACTTGATGCTTCTCAGACTCCAAGATCGATGAATGATGTTGCAATTGCAATTGTAAATAATAATGTTGCCTTAGACGCAAAATTAGATCCTAGTACCGCGATCTACACTGAAAAAATAACCAAAAAATCAAAACCGTGGGTTAATATCATCGCTGCTCAAAAGAAAGACAAAAATAATAAAACTTATAAAGAAGTTGTAAAAGCTTACCAAACTGAAGCTGTAGCTAAAAAAATAAAAGAAGTTTACAAAGGATCAACAATAGCTGCTTGGAATTATAAATTTTAA
- a CDS encoding ArgE/DapE family deacylase yields the protein MDKNKKIEILKDLIQINSVNAHEIKVAEYLHKLFDEYHIKNEILPLNDDRANFIAEIGTGEDPRILGFSGHMDTVAVPDPKDWKYDPFSAHIEGEKVYGRGSADMKGGLAAQAIALIELVEENKIPVGKIRWLVTYGEENGAPGSEVLTDQGYSKDLTALVISEPTSGKIIYAHSGFLNYRIESYGVAAHSSEPSRGVNAISNLIPFLNAEAHLFDDAPDDPLLGKVPHSITIIEGGKQINSIPNYAELRGNIRPTKAFSNEEVISRLKQEIKKINDIPDHNLKFKIINDFVPVETDPKSDFVQFVKNMTAKGFNTDKVELGIIKGGTDASLFIKTNPDLPVVILGPNEWDLAHQTDEYTTLSSFNNVIDSLKLIGENFFTDTI from the coding sequence TTGGATAAAAATAAAAAAATTGAAATATTAAAAGATCTGATTCAAATTAATTCGGTTAATGCTCATGAAATTAAAGTTGCTGAATATCTTCATAAATTGTTTGACGAATATCACATAAAAAATGAAATTTTACCTTTAAATGATGATCGTGCCAATTTCATCGCTGAGATCGGAACCGGTGAAGATCCTCGAATTTTAGGATTTTCTGGTCATATGGATACTGTTGCAGTACCTGACCCAAAAGATTGGAAATATGATCCGTTTTCGGCCCATATTGAAGGAGAAAAAGTATATGGGCGGGGATCTGCTGATATGAAGGGCGGTTTAGCTGCTCAGGCAATTGCTTTAATTGAGTTAGTAGAAGAAAATAAGATTCCAGTGGGAAAAATTCGCTGGCTGGTAACTTATGGTGAAGAAAATGGTGCTCCTGGTTCTGAAGTGCTAACAGATCAAGGTTATTCAAAAGATTTAACAGCATTGGTTATCTCTGAGCCTACAAGTGGAAAAATTATTTATGCCCATTCTGGATTTTTAAACTACCGAATAGAAAGTTATGGTGTTGCTGCACATAGTTCTGAACCAAGTAGAGGCGTTAACGCAATTAGTAACTTAATTCCATTTTTAAACGCTGAGGCTCATCTTTTTGATGATGCACCAGACGATCCATTGTTGGGAAAAGTACCCCACAGCATTACAATAATTGAAGGCGGCAAACAAATTAATTCAATTCCAAATTATGCTGAACTGCGGGGGAATATTCGTCCAACCAAGGCTTTTTCGAACGAAGAAGTAATTTCTCGTTTGAAACAAGAAATTAAAAAAATTAATGATATTCCAGATCACAATTTAAAATTTAAAATAATAAATGATTTTGTTCCCGTTGAAACAGATCCTAAAAGTGATTTTGTTCAGTTTGTTAAAAATATGACAGCTAAAGGGTTTAACACTGATAAAGTTGAACTTGGAATTATTAAAGGCGGAACGGATGCTAGTTTATTTATTAAAACTAATCCTGATTTACCAGTTGTTATTTTAGGCCCCAATGAATGGGATCTTGCGCATCAAACTGACGAGTACACAACCTTAAGCAGTTTTAATAACGTTATTGACTCGTTAAAACTCATTGGAGAAAATTTCTTTACTGATACCATCTAA
- a CDS encoding ComGF family competence protein translates to MKNKYPAFLLIEAIISLFITCLSLVVITMIVNCVKSVNQNITNNSVNDYHLAVIQRDIYLGDNFELMEFSQDKLKISNITNSGTIFLEKYKNMIRVRGIMGGHMPLLTDIDNLIYERSNNETVKETIYSNGKKFEGYLFFSPTQK, encoded by the coding sequence ATGAAAAATAAATATCCTGCTTTTTTATTGATTGAAGCAATAATTTCGCTTTTTATTACTTGCTTATCATTAGTTGTAATTACAATGATTGTAAATTGTGTTAAATCTGTCAATCAGAATATCACAAATAATTCAGTTAACGATTATCATCTTGCTGTAATTCAAAGAGATATTTATTTGGGTGATAATTTTGAACTAATGGAATTTTCCCAAGATAAATTAAAAATATCTAATATAACGAATTCTGGCACAATATTTTTAGAAAAATATAAAAACATGATTAGAGTTCGTGGAATTATGGGAGGTCATATGCCCCTTTTAACCGATATTGATAATCTTATTTATGAAAGAAGCAATAATGAAACTGTTAAAGAAACAATCTATAGTAACGGGAAAAAATTTGAAGGGTATCTATTTTTTTCGCCCACCCAAAAGTGA
- the comGC gene encoding competence type IV pilus major pilin ComGC yields MNQLVNKIKKNHKAPAFTLIEMVIVLFIIGLLMLLILPNLNSQKKKAENKTDNALVTTIQTQVNLYEDDIEKPITLEKLKDAGAISNQQVEQAKKAKIKISADGNVGIEN; encoded by the coding sequence ATGAACCAATTAGTAAATAAAATCAAAAAAAATCACAAGGCACCAGCTTTTACCTTAATTGAAATGGTAATTGTGCTGTTCATTATTGGGTTATTAATGCTCTTAATTCTGCCAAACTTAAATAGTCAGAAGAAAAAAGCGGAAAATAAAACAGATAATGCCTTAGTTACAACAATTCAAACTCAAGTTAATCTGTACGAAGATGACATTGAAAAGCCAATTACGCTTGAAAAACTAAAAGACGCAGGAGCAATTAGTAATCAGCAAGTTGAACAAGCCAAAAAAGCAAAAATAAAAATCAGTGCTGATGGTAATGTTGGTATTGAAAATTAA
- a CDS encoding type II secretion system F family protein: MAKNKLSKKDQAIIMIHIGEMMKNGFSIIQSLNFLEAVFPKYKNKIKKLISRLHNGEILTSAFAELGIKQNIIDQLEMSYAHGNLPESFISFGKMLQYRNTQSKKIIQLLIYPVFLLIMLGALQFGLKAAGFQAITGSSGSSIDKIINGSFLLILFLVLFSLIFYLFVNFQPVFKQVLILKKVPLIGKAILNYYHYLIMFDLTLFVKNGFSINQMIAICKTRPKKSYLYQISCQIEKDIINGTDLIKIIRKYLYFPSELEQILGRGLETDNLKIEFEVLTNIIYQRLLENIEKIINKIQPAMFLFVGICVVIVYLNILLPVFQMMKGI; this comes from the coding sequence ATGGCTAAGAATAAATTATCCAAAAAAGATCAGGCAATCATCATGATTCACATTGGAGAAATGATGAAAAATGGCTTTTCAATAATTCAATCATTAAATTTTTTAGAGGCTGTCTTTCCTAAATATAAAAATAAAATAAAAAAATTAATAAGTCGTTTACATAACGGCGAAATTCTAACAAGCGCGTTTGCTGAACTTGGCATCAAACAAAACATCATTGATCAGTTAGAAATGTCATACGCTCACGGTAACCTCCCTGAATCATTTATTAGTTTTGGAAAAATGCTTCAATACCGAAATACACAATCCAAAAAAATAATTCAACTTCTAATATATCCAGTTTTTCTTTTAATTATGTTAGGGGCACTCCAATTTGGATTGAAGGCTGCAGGTTTTCAAGCGATAACTGGCTCATCCGGGAGTAGTATCGACAAAATAATCAATGGAAGCTTTTTGTTAATTTTATTTTTAGTTTTATTCAGTCTGATTTTTTACTTATTTGTAAATTTTCAGCCCGTTTTTAAACAAGTTCTAATTTTAAAGAAAGTTCCATTAATTGGTAAAGCAATTTTAAATTATTACCATTATTTAATCATGTTTGACCTAACATTATTTGTAAAAAACGGATTTTCAATTAATCAAATGATTGCAATTTGTAAAACTAGGCCGAAAAAATCTTATCTTTACCAAATTAGTTGTCAAATTGAGAAAGATATCATCAACGGAACAGACTTAATTAAAATTATTCGTAAATATTTATATTTTCCTTCTGAACTTGAACAAATTTTAGGAAGAGGTTTAGAAACAGATAATTTAAAAATTGAGTTTGAAGTTTTAACAAATATTATTTATCAACGTTTATTAGAAAATATCGAAAAAATTATTAATAAAATTCAACCAGCCATGTTTCTATTTGTCGGCATTTGTGTAGTTATAGTTTATTTAAATATATTATTACCAGTATTTCAAATGATGAAAGGAATTTAA
- the comGA gene encoding competence type IV pilus ATPase ComGA: MDEVLFFCVIYLWEEIKERRSTLTAFTKISQQLQKWINDRYTDIYFLPRAEKYQIAGQGKKGFENLYYLDNQAALTFINYFKFTSGLNLGETRRPQMGSMEFLTKSNEKIYFRISTIGDFNNRESLVLRIIYPVISKLNLFRPQDLINLEQFTKRRGLMLFSGPTGSGKTTLIYYLARKLALKSMVMSIEDPVEVYEPLFLQTQVNLSANMSYSEIIKASLRHRPDVLIIGEIRDEKSAHAAITASLSGHLVFSTVHARSIYGVLERLTDLGISSSTIKNCLNSICYQRIIPDTNQNLQTMTQIFDGFKSDYHFTEKQVLKSWQNQLITSLKLGQISKETFERYFYG, translated from the coding sequence TTGGACGAAGTTCTTTTTTTTTGCGTAATTTATCTTTGGGAGGAAATAAAAGAAAGGAGGAGCACACTGACAGCTTTTACAAAAATATCACAACAACTCCAAAAATGGATTAATGATCGCTATACTGATATCTACTTTTTGCCGCGGGCTGAAAAATATCAAATTGCTGGACAAGGTAAAAAAGGATTTGAAAATTTATATTACCTTGATAACCAGGCTGCATTAACTTTTATTAACTATTTTAAGTTTACTTCAGGTTTAAATTTAGGTGAAACAAGAAGACCGCAAATGGGTTCAATGGAATTTCTAACCAAATCAAATGAAAAAATTTATTTTAGAATTTCCACCATTGGAGACTTTAATAACCGAGAATCTTTAGTTTTAAGAATAATTTATCCAGTTATTAGTAAACTTAACTTATTTAGGCCGCAAGACTTAATTAATTTGGAACAATTTACCAAAAGACGTGGTTTGATGTTATTTAGTGGGCCTACCGGATCTGGCAAGACAACCTTAATTTATTATCTAGCACGAAAATTAGCATTAAAGTCGATGGTGATGTCAATTGAGGATCCGGTTGAAGTCTATGAGCCACTATTTTTACAAACCCAGGTAAATTTATCTGCAAATATGAGCTATTCTGAAATTATTAAGGCAAGTTTAAGGCATCGACCTGACGTTTTAATTATCGGAGAAATTAGAGATGAGAAATCAGCTCATGCTGCAATTACCGCATCTTTAAGTGGACATTTAGTATTTTCCACTGTCCATGCCAGAAGTATTTATGGAGTTCTTGAACGATTAACAGATTTAGGTATTAGTTCAAGTACGATCAAAAATTGTCTTAACTCAATCTGTTATCAGAGAATTATTCCAGATACAAATCAAAATCTTCAAACAATGACTCAGATTTTTGACGGGTTTAAAAGCGATTATCATTTTACCGAAAAACAAGTTTTAAAGTCTTGGCAAAATCAGTTAATAACTTCGCTAAAACTTGGACAGATCTCAAAAGAAACCTTCGAAAGGTATTTTTATGGCTAA
- a CDS encoding PTS sugar transporter subunit IIC: MTSEATTQKMTPSVFANNVLAGTATGIIVGLLPNAVLSGILKLFGNNPITVQLTRVLVTFQFTTPLLIGALIALAFNFSKIDIAIVAGASYVGSGVTQFNPGAVHPVTKAAGLYLSNGTGDLINTMITASIAVGLTLLVGEKFGSVKIVASPIIVGGGSGWIGVIILPYVAKITVWIGNLINSFTDLQPILMSILIACMFAVILITPISTVAIGMAIQLNGISAGAAAMGVAAATIVLVVHSWKVNKSGLTLAIALGAMKMMIPNLFRHPIILLPILTTTIVSAVPVALFGISGTPASAGFGLVGIVGPLASISAGKASINIVMALIAWFIIPIAVAVLSRFLYQNVFHIYDEKIVFAYLGE; the protein is encoded by the coding sequence ATGACAAGTGAAGCAACAACTCAAAAAATGACACCATCTGTATTTGCAAATAATGTACTAGCAGGAACTGCAACCGGGATAATCGTAGGTTTACTTCCTAACGCCGTATTATCTGGTATTTTAAAATTATTCGGAAACAATCCAATAACAGTCCAATTAACCAGAGTATTAGTTACATTTCAATTTACGACTCCATTATTAATTGGTGCATTAATTGCTTTAGCTTTTAATTTCAGCAAAATTGATATCGCAATAGTAGCAGGAGCTTCTTATGTCGGATCAGGAGTTACGCAATTTAATCCAGGTGCAGTTCATCCTGTTACAAAAGCTGCAGGTCTTTATTTATCAAATGGTACAGGGGATTTGATTAATACAATGATTACTGCATCAATTGCTGTTGGTTTAACACTACTAGTTGGTGAGAAATTTGGATCTGTGAAAATTGTTGCTTCGCCAATTATTGTCGGAGGAGGCAGCGGGTGGATTGGCGTTATAATTCTTCCTTATGTTGCCAAAATTACCGTATGGATTGGCAACTTAATTAATTCATTTACAGACTTACAACCAATTTTAATGAGTATTTTAATTGCCTGCATGTTTGCCGTAATTCTAATTACTCCAATTTCTACTGTCGCAATTGGTATGGCGATTCAACTTAATGGAATTTCTGCTGGAGCTGCGGCCATGGGTGTTGCAGCTGCAACCATCGTTCTTGTAGTTCATTCATGGAAAGTTAATAAATCCGGTTTAACTCTTGCGATCGCACTAGGTGCAATGAAAATGATGATTCCTAATCTTTTTAGACATCCAATCATTCTTTTACCGATTTTGACAACAACAATTGTTTCAGCTGTTCCAGTTGCTCTTTTTGGAATTTCAGGAACCCCTGCTTCAGCTGGATTTGGTCTTGTTGGTATAGTTGGACCGCTGGCATCAATCAGTGCAGGAAAAGCAAGTATTAATATCGTTATGGCTTTAATTGCATGGTTTATAATTCCAATTGCCGTAGCTGTACTTTCACGTTTTCTCTACCAAAATGTATTTCATATTTATGATGAAAAAATTGTATTTGCATATCTCGGCGAATAG